CTGTACTCAGCATTAACGCAGCTGCCGCGGCACTGATTACTCATTATTCACCAGCGCTGCTCGAAGGAGGTATATTTTCCGGCTCAGTTAGGAAGCTTGCACCGTCGCTTTCCCTCTCTGGGAACCGGCCTGGAAAACACTTGTCCTTGTCATCGCATTTAATATTATCTTGAAATTAATATATAAGACGATAACAGTTTCGTCAACAGTTTTTGTTCATATCTCCAGAATATATTGAAAAAATGTGACAGATTTCTCCTGCTGTCTCACGTTTTCTTCCTGTCTGTTCATTTGTCGAAATCCATTATTCTCCAATACCTTTTGAGAAGCGAAATTGGTTGATGTCGTTTTAGCCTTGATGCGCTTGATGCCCGGTTCCTTCGCCAACAGCGATCGCACAGCATTCCGGCCGATTCCTTTTCCTGTGAAATTCTCGCCGATCCGGAAGCCGAGTTCCGCTTCCTGAATCGCCGGATCAATATCGATCAGATTGATGCGGCCGACGAGCTGTCCATCACTGGACCAGATCAGGTAAAAACGGGAAAGTCCTTGCGCTTGCTCAGCCAATAGCTCCTCATGTCTGACTTTGAAGACGGCCGGATCATAATAGGCCTCGCCCCGGCTTGGCACCGACTGTTCGAAAAGTGACCGGTTCCGGCGCTCGAAGTCCAGCAACGTCCCGGCGTCTTGTTCTTCCAGCAGCTTAATGACGATATCCATATCCTCACCTCAATCTTCCCATGACGACTGTATTATAAAATTTGCCATCCGACAGGGTTTTGTCGTTGACCAACACACCTTCTGCTTGAAACCCCAGTTCCTCATATAAGCGGATGGCCGGTTCGTTGGTTTCCAATACATTCAAAGTCAGCTTTGCAAGTCCGCTTTCGTCAGCCCATTTGATGGATTCACTCAAAAGATTCTTCCCAATGCCATTACCCCAGTAGGCTTTCAAGACGCCGATTCCAAACTCCGCTTTATGTGCAAACCGCTTCAGTTCATTTCCTTCACAGCGTGAGAACCCGACAATCCGGCCATCTGCGATAGCCACCAGGAACAAGTTCCGATCACTCTCTGTGTCCGATCGGATCAATTGTTCGAATCCCGATGCATCGATGAATCCTTCCCCCGGTTCCCGGTCCAGGTTTTCCGTCTCGCTGTCCATCTGGAGCCGGAGCTGAGACAGTTCCGCTGCATCTTCCTGTCGGGCAGAGCGGATGAGATAAGGGAGTCCGTTTCTGCAGAATCGTTGTTCGGCTACTTTCATCCCTTATTCAGCTCCAATTGTGCGATTCTCTTCCAAGCCTTCACAAAACTTTCGGCCATCAGTTCCGCTTCCATGTGCTGCGACCCGACCTGTTCGAGAAAATATGAACTTTGATACGCATACTTGATTGGCGCAACGGCTGCCATATAATCGAACATCGTGATCAACCGGTCGTTTCGCACGTTGGGATCAAGTGCCAGCAGGTAAGCGTCCCGAAGCTGTAGCTGTGCAGCCGACCATTGGATTTTATGCTTATGGCCGCTGTAGCTGTTCTCGAATTCCGCTGCTTCGTCCAGCAGCTTCTCCAGTGAAAATAACGGACAGCTGATCACCGCTTCCTCGAAATCAAAGACGATGACTTCCCCGCCTTTAGTACGAATAGCGTTATTGCTGTGCAGATCCAAGTGGTCGATGGAATACGGAAGCGAAAACCCGTCCAGCTGACCGCATAATTCAGCCATGGCTGACGCCATCCGATCGAGAATACCGGCATCGCAGATCGCCAGCAAGTCCTCTTTTCCATCCAGATTGTTTTTAATCAGCTGCTCCTGCTGCGCCGTCCATTGCGGCCGATAGACATTCTTGGCATGTTCGACAAAAACCGGCAGCTGCACAGCGAGATGCCGCAATGAATAATAGGGAATGGCATGTTCATTGGCAATCGGCGTAAACTGTTTCTGAAGGTCAGCCATCTGCTTGGCTATATCGATTAATGCATTCAAATTCGCTTCCTCACGGATAAGATGGCCGGAAAATTTTTCAAACAGAAGCCAAGTCAATCCGTCTTCTGTCTTCCCATTGATATATACAGGCACCGCCCCGGAGTTCAGCTGGGACAATGCCGTATAGATCGCCGGAGATGACTGAAAGATCGGCAGAAATGCAATCTTACAGACCACTTCCTGCACGGAATGCCCGTTATATACATGAAATGACGCAGTAATGCCCCAGTCATTCGACCTAAAAATTGTAATCGGCCCTTCCACTTTCCTTGAATCAGGAATGGAAGAAGCAATCCACTCCCTAACATCTTCCAATCGCACACGGTCATTCCATTTTAACTCAGCCATCGAAACCCCTCCAAAAGAACTAGTGCTCCCGGCGCCAGTTTTTCTTCTGATTCAATTTTACTGCAAACAGAAAAACTGTACAATTGCTTCTTTAAAGAAGCAGTAGGATGAGTCAGACGCTGAGTCCGTGAAATTCTCTCCAGCAAAAAAACTCCTGCAAATGCAGGAGCTCAGTCATCGGCAGAAGGGGCAGCTGTCTATTAGTCCGTCTGCTTTAGTCGTTGATTATCAGTTGCCTTCATCTTCATCTTCGTCCTCGTCTTCTTTTTCTTTTTCTTTCTCTTTTTCTTTCTCAGCAGCTTCCCGTTCTTTTTCTGCCGCTTTTTCAGCAGCTTCCCGTTCTTTTTCTGCTGCTTTTTCAGCAGCTTCCCGCTCTTTTTCTGCTGCTTTTTCAGCAGCTTCCCGCTCTTTTTCGGCTGCTTCCCGTTCTTTTTCAGCTGCTTTTCGTTCTTTTTCGGCCGCTTTCTCAGCAGCTTCCCGTTCTTTTTCTGCTGCTTTTTCGGCTGCTTTGCGTTCCTGTTCAGCCGCTTTTTCGGCTGCTTTGCGTTCCTGTTCAGCCACTTTTTCTACTGCTTTCTGTTCTTTTTCGGCTGCTTTTTCTACTGCTTTCTGTTCTTTTTCAGCCGCTTTCTCGCTTGCCTTTACTTCTTTTTCTTTTTGTTTTTCTTCTTTGGCTACAGCCTCTTGCACATCGTCAGCTCCATCGTCCTCAGATTCCAGCTCCTCAGATTCCGGTTCCTCCGACTCCGCCTCTTCGTGCTCTTCTTCATCTTCCAGAGCTTCCTCTGTGACTTCATCCGCTTCTTCATTAATTTCTTCCATAAGCTCTTCCTGCTCTTCTGCCAGCTCTTTTTCAAGTTCAGCAAGCTCAGCCTGGTACTCTTCTTCCGAAATTTCACCTGCCGCAAGCAACGCATCAAGCTCAGCCCGTTTTTCTGCGGCTTTTTCTTGCTTCTCTGTAATATCCGTCAGTTTTTCAGTAATTTTTTCTTCCCATTTCGCTTGCGCTTTTTCAATGTTTTTCTGCAGTGCTTCCCTTGCTTTCGGATTCTCGATCTGCTCCAGCGCTGCTGTCAGCGCCAGGATATTGGCAGCGAACTTCTCTTCCAATTCTGCCCGGAACCCGTCTATAGTATCCGCTTCACCTGAAGGTTCTTCCGTCACGGATTCCTCGTCAGGTTCAGTCTCATCCTCAGCTTCCGATTCTGCACTCTGCTCGTATTTCTCCAGTGCCGCCTCCT
Above is a genomic segment from Planococcus lenghuensis containing:
- a CDS encoding GNAT family N-acetyltransferase, which gives rise to MKVAEQRFCRNGLPYLIRSARQEDAAELSQLRLQMDSETENLDREPGEGFIDASGFEQLIRSDTESDRNLFLVAIADGRIVGFSRCEGNELKRFAHKAEFGIGVLKAYWGNGIGKNLLSESIKWADESGLAKLTLNVLETNEPAIRLYEELGFQAEGVLVNDKTLSDGKFYNTVVMGRLR
- a CDS encoding DUF5667 domain-containing protein, translated to MSKPVINLKVRNVLATGIITTALTFTVGASPIQADQHEQPVEPETTETEEVLIEEEPEQETEEPAVEEDETAAEDPSLLPGDFFYFVKNLMENVQLALTFDGVKEAELLAGFAEERISEALALLDQGDEERANEVLQEAIEQQEAALEKYEQSAESEAEDETEPDEESVTEEPSGEADTIDGFRAELEEKFAANILALTAALEQIENPKAREALQKNIEKAQAKWEEKITEKLTDITEKQEKAAEKRAELDALLAAGEISEEEYQAELAELEKELAEEQEELMEEINEEADEVTEEALEDEEEHEEAESEEPESEELESEDDGADDVQEAVAKEEKQKEKEVKASEKAAEKEQKAVEKAAEKEQKAVEKVAEQERKAAEKAAEQERKAAEKAAEKEREAAEKAAEKERKAAEKEREAAEKEREAAEKAAEKEREAAEKAAEKEREAAEKAAEKEREAAEKEKEKEKEKEDEDEDEDEGN
- a CDS encoding GNAT family N-acetyltransferase produces the protein MDIVIKLLEEQDAGTLLDFERRNRSLFEQSVPSRGEAYYDPAVFKVRHEELLAEQAQGLSRFYLIWSSDGQLVGRINLIDIDPAIQEAELGFRIGENFTGKGIGRNAVRSLLAKEPGIKRIKAKTTSTNFASQKVLENNGFRQMNRQEENVRQQEKSVTFFQYILEI
- a CDS encoding phosphotransferase, with protein sequence MAELKWNDRVRLEDVREWIASSIPDSRKVEGPITIFRSNDWGITASFHVYNGHSVQEVVCKIAFLPIFQSSPAIYTALSQLNSGAVPVYINGKTEDGLTWLLFEKFSGHLIREEANLNALIDIAKQMADLQKQFTPIANEHAIPYYSLRHLAVQLPVFVEHAKNVYRPQWTAQQEQLIKNNLDGKEDLLAICDAGILDRMASAMAELCGQLDGFSLPYSIDHLDLHSNNAIRTKGGEVIVFDFEEAVISCPLFSLEKLLDEAAEFENSYSGHKHKIQWSAAQLQLRDAYLLALDPNVRNDRLITMFDYMAAVAPIKYAYQSSYFLEQVGSQHMEAELMAESFVKAWKRIAQLELNKG